CGAGCGCCACGATGTCGAACATGATCCTGTTAAGTTCGAAATCCTTGGGCGTGTAGACCCGCGAGACGCCCATCTCGGTCAGTCGCTGGGCGTCCTCGTCCGGAATGATGCCGCCCACGACGACCGGAACTTCGCCGAGGCCCGCCGTTTGCATCCGTTCGATGACCTCCTGGATGAGCGGCAGGTGACTGCCTGAGAGGATCGAGAGGCCGACGACATGTGCCTCGGCCTCCACCGCCGCCGCGACGATCTGTTCCGGCGTCAGGCGGATGCCGTCATAGGTAATGTCCATGCCGCAGTCGCGGGCGCGGGCGGCGATTTGTTCCGCGCCGTTCGAGTGTCCGTCCAGGCCGGGCTTGCCCATGAGGAACTTGAGCCGGCGACCGAGGCGGGTGGAAACGGCATCGACCGCGTCGCGAATCTCGTCCAGACCCTCGGTTCGGTTCGACGGGCTCTTCGAGACGCCGGTTGGGCCACGGTACTCGCCGTGGACCCGGCGCATGACGCCCGCCCATTCGCCGGTCGTGACGCCGGCCTTGGCGCATTGAATGGAAGCGGGCATGACGTTGCCGCCGTCCTGCGCGGCCACGCGCAGCGCGGACAGCGCGGCCTCGACGGCCCGCTGGTCGCGGGCATCCCGCCAGTCGATCAGACGCGCGATCTGGTCGGCCTCGACCGAGGGGTCGACGGTCAGGATGGCGCCGTCGCCGGAGGTCAAGGGTGACGCCTCGCCCGTCTGCCATTTGTTGACGCCGACGACGGTGGTCTCGTTCGTCTCGATCCGGTTCAGGCGTTCCGAGTTCGAGTCCACGAGCCGCGCCTTCATGTATTCGATGGCGGCGATCGCGCCGCCCATGCCGTCGAGCGTCTTCAGCTCATTCCGCGCGCCCTCCTTCAGCGCCTCGACCTTCGCGGTGATCGCGGGGTTGCCGTCGAAGAGGTCGCCATATTCGAGAAGGTCGGTCTCGTAGGCGAGGATCTGCTGCATCCGAAGCGACCACTGCTGGTCCCAGGGGCGGGGGAGCCCCAGCGCCTCGTTCCAGGCGGGAAGCTGCACGGCGCGGGCGCGGGCGTTCTTCGAGAGCGTGACCGCGAGCATTTCGAGAAGGATGCGGTAGACGTTGTTTTCCGGCTGCTGCTCGGTCAGGCCCAGCGAGTTGACCTGCACGCCGTAGCGGAAGCGGCGGAATTTCTCCTCCTCGATGCCGTAGCGATCACGGCAGATCTCGTCCCAGAGTTCGGTGAAGGCCCGCATCTTGCACAGTTCGGTGACGAACCGGATGCCCGCGTTCACGAAGAAGGAGATGCGGCCGACCATGGCGGGGAAGGCCTTGGGATCGACCTTGCCCTTCAGGTCGTCGAGCACCGCGATCGCGGTGGCGAGCGCGAAGGCCAGTTCCTGTTCGGGCGTCGCGCCGGCTTCCTGCAGGTGGTAGGAGCAGACATTCATCGGGTTCCATTTGGGCAGGTGTTCCTGCGTATAGGCCGCGACGTCGGTGATCATGCGCAAGCTCGGCTTCGGCGGGCAGATATAGGTGCCGCGCGAGAGGTATTCCTTCATGGTGTCGTTCTGCACCGTGCCTTGCAGCTTAGAGACATCGGCCCCCTGTTCTCCGGCCGCCGCGATGTAGAGTGCCAGAAGCCATGGCGCGGTCGCGTTGATCGTCATCGAGGTGTTCATCTGCTCGAGGGGAATGTCCCTGAACAGCGACCGCATGTCGCCCAAGTGGCAGATCGGTACGCCGACCTTGCCGACTTCGCCCTTCGCGAGTTCGTGGTCGCTGTCATAGCCGGTCTGGGTAGGCAGGTCGAAGGCGACGGAAAGGCCGGTTTGGCCTTTGGCGAGATTGGCGCGGTAGAGCGCGTTCGACTTTTCCGCCGTGGAATGGCCGGCATAGGTCCGGAAAAGCCAGGGGCGGTCGCGCTCTGACGGGCTGGGCATGGTGAGCACCTCGAAGCAACATAGTTCCTTTCGGGCGAACCTATTCGGAATAAAGTTGCGCGTCCAGATGCCGCACTGCAAAAAGATCGGGCCGCAGCGCAGCACTGCGGCTTGTAACGGGTGTCAGTTCGTGGCGAAACAGTAGACGAGACCGTCGCCGCCGGTGCCGCGCAGCGCCTCAAGCCCGCAGCCGCCGCGCGAGGAATGCGAGGAGTTCCACGATTTCGCGGCATCAGAGTCGTCGAGACCCATGCGGTCATGGTGGCCGACCATGCCGGCCGCCTCGGCGCCGTCGCTGGTCCAGTCCTCGCAAGTCATGCCCTCGGCCACGGTGCCGTCGGGCATGGAGCCGGTGAGGATGTCGTGCCGGTTCGGATCGTCGCCGCGGCCGTTCACCAGTTCGCCCATCTCGTTGAGCGCGGATTCTTTCGTCAGGTTGGCGTCTGGGCTGTGCAGCTGATCGACGCTCTCGGCGATCGTGGTGCCCGCCGCGTTGACCCAGGGACCCGCGCCGATCCGGTCGCGCGCGTTCTCGCCGCTCGTCGAGAGGTAGGCGCGCCAGGTCTTGCCGGTCACGCCCGCCGCCTCGGCAAGCGAGGCGCAATGCGCATCGGCGCCTTCGATCCCGCCGAAATTGCCGCCGCTTCCCGGATTTTCACTGGTGACAAAGAAGCTCATCCCGGCGTCCTGGGCGCCCGCGGCGGATGCGGCAACGGCGAATGCTGCGGCGGTGATGGTTCTGAAAATCATGCTGAATTCCTCTCGGTTCATGGGCTGAAAAATCGACACGAGCCTCAAATCTAGCATGTCGTCCGGGTGACCCTTCTCACGCGTTCGTGAGAATTCATGGGTTTGGGGAGGCTTCGGCGATTTACCGCGCAGGTTTTTTTTGTCACCGTCGCGCCATGTTCCAACCCGTGACGCTCCCGCTTTGGTTGTTCGTGCTGATCCTCGCCTTCGCCGGGGTGACCTTCGCGTCGCATTTCCTGTTTCCTTCAGTGCGCTGGTTCTTCCGCAACCGGATGGAGCGGGTCGTCGCGCGGCTGAACGATCGGCTGGATCGGCCGATCCAGCCCTTCAAGCTGATGAAACGGCCGGACATGATCATCCGGCTCGCCCACGACCCCAAAGTCGCCGAGGCGATCGCGGCCGAGGCGGCCGAAACCGGCATTCCCGCAACCGTGCATCAGGAACGCGCGCGCCGCTATGCGCGCGAAATCGTGCCCGCCTTTTCGGCGAGCGTCTATTTCGGCTTTGCCGCCCGCGCCACGAAGTGGATCGCGCGCCTGATCTACCGGGTGCGCATCGGCGGCTTCGACGCCGATGCGATTTCGGCGATCGACAAGGG
The Defluviimonas aquaemixtae DNA segment above includes these coding regions:
- a CDS encoding methylmalonyl-CoA mutase family protein, giving the protein MPSPSERDRPWLFRTYAGHSTAEKSNALYRANLAKGQTGLSVAFDLPTQTGYDSDHELAKGEVGKVGVPICHLGDMRSLFRDIPLEQMNTSMTINATAPWLLALYIAAAGEQGADVSKLQGTVQNDTMKEYLSRGTYICPPKPSLRMITDVAAYTQEHLPKWNPMNVCSYHLQEAGATPEQELAFALATAIAVLDDLKGKVDPKAFPAMVGRISFFVNAGIRFVTELCKMRAFTELWDEICRDRYGIEEEKFRRFRYGVQVNSLGLTEQQPENNVYRILLEMLAVTLSKNARARAVQLPAWNEALGLPRPWDQQWSLRMQQILAYETDLLEYGDLFDGNPAITAKVEALKEGARNELKTLDGMGGAIAAIEYMKARLVDSNSERLNRIETNETTVVGVNKWQTGEASPLTSGDGAILTVDPSVEADQIARLIDWRDARDQRAVEAALSALRVAAQDGGNVMPASIQCAKAGVTTGEWAGVMRRVHGEYRGPTGVSKSPSNRTEGLDEIRDAVDAVSTRLGRRLKFLMGKPGLDGHSNGAEQIAARARDCGMDITYDGIRLTPEQIVAAAVEAEAHVVGLSILSGSHLPLIQEVIERMQTAGLGEVPVVVGGIIPDEDAQRLTEMGVSRVYTPKDFELNRIMFDIVALAEPKAVAAE
- a CDS encoding DUF1554 domain-containing protein → MIFRTITAAAFAVAASAAGAQDAGMSFFVTSENPGSGGNFGGIEGADAHCASLAEAAGVTGKTWRAYLSTSGENARDRIGAGPWVNAAGTTIAESVDQLHSPDANLTKESALNEMGELVNGRGDDPNRHDILTGSMPDGTVAEGMTCEDWTSDGAEAAGMVGHHDRMGLDDSDAAKSWNSSHSSRGGCGLEALRGTGGDGLVYCFATN